One part of the Stigmatopora argus isolate UIUO_Sarg chromosome 8, RoL_Sarg_1.0, whole genome shotgun sequence genome encodes these proteins:
- the LOC144078497 gene encoding uncharacterized protein LOC144078497 has translation MMDFSLKELIMILATLTFFNCNEACPIACVCHPSNVVECRGDTIIDTPEQLPHKMHTLRLTMTKMHVISEQSLEKKDLMFHFSLTLSQLHTIHPQAFYAAPQLTSVELSYNNLASLPDKVFRPLIALENLHLNKNQLETITVDMFEGLAKLKDLDLSYNRFSSIPPGTFSGLKNLETLNIGKNRFKTLPATIFHTLTKLEKLSIYKNQLEHLEPELFNNLVNLKYLHLYSNKLASIPPQVFWSLRNLENLTLSSNQLQFLPERSFYNMPKMFKLTLYKNPLITLPVELMGHMPEMPEFILYETSLITVPGNLFANMTGLQVLKLHFNDRLSELPPDLFCCLPELHELSLKSNNLQSLDLQQFSQLNKLETLFLNNNSLLNLPNNIFKDLGQLAMLDLSGNLFKNLPEDIFMSSALRQVSLGDNPWDCTCSIRGFARWMKQNIQVVLDSQNIVCHSPKYQMLRTLDSLRDEELNTCITTVTPSRTSTQEPTQESSTTTATTTVGHSQQPQTSVKPYETSSNQEISSHQPQTSVRPDETSFTYGISPTFHDFLIVEQGPDFVHHNYHNGWVYVWFLPSNPTMTGYLMFSHIVLVATGIIVILLTMYAMHLLTKRMKEIKAQYVDVEG, from the exons ATGATGGATTTCTCTTTAAAAG aattgATAATGATATTGGCCACACTGACCTTCTTCAACTGCAACGAAGCCTGTCCCATCGCCTGCGTATGTCATCCTAGCAACGTCGTTGAGTGCAGGGGTGATACCATCATTGATACACCAGAACAATTGCCACATAAGATGCATACACTCAGACTGACCATGACAAAGATGCACGTCATTAGCGAGCAGAGTCTTGAGAAAAAGGACCTGATGTTTCATTTTAGTTTAACTTTAAGCCAGCTCCACACAATCCATCCCCAGGCTTTCTATGCTGCACCACAGCTGACATCTGTCGAGCTATCATACAACAATCTTGCCTCGCTTCCAGACAAAGTTTTTAGACCGCTTATCGCTCTGGAGAATCTCCATTTAAATAAGAACCAACTAGAAACCATTACTGTTGACATGTTTGAAGGACTTGCTAAATTGAAGGACCTAGATTTAAGTTACAACAGATTTTCCAGTATCCCCCCGGGAACCTTCAGTGGGCTGAAAAACCTTGAGACTCTGAACATTGGCAAAAACCGCTTCAAAACACTTCCAGCAACTATCTTTCACACTTTAACCAAACTTGAAAAGCTCAGCATTTATAAAAACCAACTAGAGCATTTAGAACCTGAGCTATTTAATAATCTTGTCAACCTAAAGTATCTACATCTCTACTCCAACAAGTTAGCATCTATTCCCCCTCAAGTGTTTTGGTCACTGAGGAACTTGGAGAATCTGACCTTGTCTTCAAACCAACTTCAATTTTTGCCCGAGAGGAGCTTCTATAACATGCCGAAAATGTTTAAGCTAACCCTCTACAAAAACCCACTCATAACGCTGCCAGTTGAATTGATGGGGCACATGCCTGAAATGCCTGAATTTATCCTGTATGAAACTAGCCTTATCACAGTACCTGGAAATCTTTTTGCCAACATGACCGGGCTGCAGGtcctaaaattacattttaatgacaGGCTAAGTGAGTTGCCCCCAGACTTGTTTTGTTGTCTCCCCGAACTACACGAGCTCTCACTGAAATCCAACAACCTCCAGTCCTTGGATCTTCAACAATTCTCCCAATTAAATAAACTAGAAACATTATTCCTGAATAACAACTCCCTCCTTAACCTTCCCAACAACATATTCAAGGACCTTGGACAACTTGCGATGCTGGACTTGAGTGGAAACCTTTTTAAGAACCTTCCAGAGGATATTTTTATGTCCAGTGCACTGCGACAGGTTAGTTTGGGTGACAACCCGTGGGACTGTACCTGCAGCATCCGAGGTTTCGCAAGGTGGATGAAACAAAACATCCAGGTAGTTCTTGACAGTCAAAACATCGTATGTCACAGTCCAAAGTACCAAATGCTCCGCACCCTCGACTCCCTACGAGACGAGGAGTTGAACACTTGCATAACAACAGTCACTCCAAGTCGCACTTCAACCCAGGAACCCACTCAGGAGTCTTCTACGACAACCGCAACGACCACAGTTGGCCACTCGCAACAACCTCAAACCAGTGTAAAACCATACGAAACTTCCTCCAACCAAGAGATTTCCTCACACCAACCACAAACAAGTGTCAGACCAGATGAGACTTCCTTCACCTACGGCATTTCACCTACTTTTCACGACTTTCTCATCGTAGAACAGGGGCCCGATTTTGTCCATCATAACTATCACAATGGTTGGGTGTATGTATGGTTTTTGCCCTCGAACCCAACCATGACAGGCTACCTCATGTTTTCGCACATCGTGCTCGTAGCCACAGGCATTATCGTTATCCTTCTTACCATGTATGCTATGCATCTTCTTACTAAGAGAATGAAGGAGATAAAGGCACAATATGTAGACGTTGAAGGGTAA
- the uts2d gene encoding urotensin 2 domain containing: MDRLRLVNFIFGLLAVLLLQGVIDVQGRTLFNAGNHVLNPKDDVELQSKILSMLLHKSLGPMEKNDTPGYELVDKLADLEELEALRDDLELEKEIAANLVDKPITRKRGEPCFWKYCV, translated from the exons ATGGATAGACTTAGACTTGTCAACTTTATCTTTGGACTCCTGGCTGTGTTATTACTTCAGGgtgtgatagatgtccaaggAAGGACCTTATTTAATGCAG GTAACCATGTTTTGAATCCAAAAGACGATGTGGAGCTCCAGAGTAAAATTCTATCAATGCTTCTGCACAAAAGCTTAGGTCCTATGGAGAAGAATGATACTCCAG GTTATGAACTGGTTGATAAATTGGCAGATTTAGAAGAG TTGGAGGCACTGAGAGATGATCTGGAATTAGAGAAGGAAATTGCGGCCAATTTAGTGGACAAACCGATAACCAGAAAGAGGGGAGAAC CTTGTTTCTGGAAGTACTGTGTGTGA
- the ccdc50a gene encoding coiled-coil domain-containing protein 50 isoform X2, whose translation MGDDMAECNVSIDQDKLPGVKEVCRDFAVLEDHSLAYNLQEQEIESHLASNVHKSRLVQHDLQVAKKLQEEEDEIAKVVIKNQHVAIARQDNEIAHEIQDELVRQAEQQRLQQEEKDAAFARKMHEKEMKEERRRQKQLDEEYYEDTVGRIVQKGSGAVIDPEYGLGEATRDLTKLDLREQELKDLEVARRLQQEEVKASKSHVHAAQVAQDEEMARQLMEQEKKEYRKHREREKERERDREEKEREREKEHAMEKRRPEGDYRPNSEDVVRPRTRDDYDHQRHRNHHKPSRPPHPRTHDYENVNPSYGYAEHASQRAPARPDAAYKGAYYKR comes from the exons ATGGGTGACGACATGGCTGAGTGTAACGTTAGCATCGACCAGGACAAACTACCTGGAGTGAAAGAGG TGTGCCGAGACTTTGCTGTACTGGAAGATCACAGCCTTGCCTACAACCTCCAGGAACAAGaga TCGAGAGCCACTTGGCGTCCAATGTCCACAAGAGCCGGCTAGTGCAGCACGACCTGCAGGTGGCCAAGAAACTgcaagaggaagaggatgaaATCGCCAAGGTGGTGATCAAGAACCAGCATGTTGCTAT AGCGCGCCAAGATAACGAGATCGCCCATGAGATTCAGGATGAACTGGTCAGACAGGCTGAGCAACAACGACTGCAACAGGAGGAGAAAGATGCG GCTTTTGCTCGTAAAATGCATGAGAAGGAGATGAAAGAGGAAAGAAGACGGCAAAAACAACTAGATGAAGAGTACTACGAGGATACAGTAG GTCGAATTGTGCAAAAAGGGAGCGGAGCTGTCATTGATCCAGAGTATGGACTTGGCGAGGCCACTAGAGACCTGACCAAGCTGGATTTGCGTGAGCAAGAGCTCAAGGACTTGGAGGTAGCCAGGAGACTGCAGCAGGAAGAAGTCAAG GCAAGCAAGAGCCATGTTCATGCAGCCCAAGTTGCCCAGGATGAG GAGATGGCCCGGCAGCTGATGGAACAAGAGAAGAAGGAGTACAGAAAACATCGAGAAAGGGAGAAAGAGCGGGAGAGGGACCGAGAGGAAAAGGAACGTGAAAGGGAAAAAGAGCATGCCATGGAAAAGCGGCGACCAGAAGGAGATTACAGG CCAAATTCAGAAGATGTTGTCCGGCCTCGAACCCGTGATGACTATGATCACCAGAGGCACAGGAACCACCACAAGCCTTCCCG GCCACCTCATCCTCGTACCCACGACTATGAGAACGTGAACCCCAGTTACGGTTACGCCGAACACGCTTCCCAACGGGCGCCTGCCAGACCTGACGCTGCGTACAAAG GTGCCTATTACAAGCGGTGA
- the ccdc50a gene encoding coiled-coil domain-containing protein 50 isoform X1 encodes MGDDMAECNVSIDQDKLPGVKEVCRDFAVLEDHSLAYNLQEQEIESHLASNVHKSRLVQHDLQVAKKLQEEEDEIAKVVIKNQHVAIARQDNEIAHEIQDELVRQAEQQRLQQEEKDAAFARKMHEKEMKEERRRQKQLDEEYYEDTVAARQLLDLDRATLHTSSSAGRHDMYSPVSSQREQSPDYNSMESKRSRYPKQDLAEHHSRARYPEHSLPAEGGKGRFAEPYPDHPLPDKGRHGDRHPDYEPVEFRRTRDLMGEDPSRVVKKKERTAHSPLSPREREQGWERERDRDRRYERDHGREVERDSNMRKHKSDRDQDMRSGRGGREGERFRDGEHGEDRPEARDKQTHKSKDTQRARARSRERVLYDDSVEPRVGRTSREEEEDDARWDRRRQRIQSGPDEVFEEHRNKEGRGNREKNRENRTPSSGETGRIVQKGSGAVIDPEYGLGEATRDLTKLDLREQELKDLEVARRLQQEEVKASKSHVHAAQVAQDEEMARQLMEQEKKEYRKHREREKERERDREEKEREREKEHAMEKRRPEGDYRPNSEDVVRPRTRDDYDHQRHRNHHKPSRPPHPRTHDYENVNPSYGYAEHASQRAPARPDAAYKGAYYKR; translated from the exons ATGGGTGACGACATGGCTGAGTGTAACGTTAGCATCGACCAGGACAAACTACCTGGAGTGAAAGAGG TGTGCCGAGACTTTGCTGTACTGGAAGATCACAGCCTTGCCTACAACCTCCAGGAACAAGaga TCGAGAGCCACTTGGCGTCCAATGTCCACAAGAGCCGGCTAGTGCAGCACGACCTGCAGGTGGCCAAGAAACTgcaagaggaagaggatgaaATCGCCAAGGTGGTGATCAAGAACCAGCATGTTGCTAT AGCGCGCCAAGATAACGAGATCGCCCATGAGATTCAGGATGAACTGGTCAGACAGGCTGAGCAACAACGACTGCAACAGGAGGAGAAAGATGCG GCTTTTGCTCGTAAAATGCATGAGAAGGAGATGAAAGAGGAAAGAAGACGGCAAAAACAACTAGATGAAGAGTACTACGAGGATACAGTAG CTGCGAGACAGCTTCTCGACCTGGACAGGGCAACGCTCCACACGTCTAGCTCCGCAGGCCGTCATGACATGTATTCTCCAGTGAGCTCCCAACGCGAGCAATCGCCAGATTATAATTCAATGGAGTCGAAACGGAGCCGGTACCCAAAACAGGATCTGGCCGAGCATCACAGCCGCGCCAGATACCCCGAGCATTCCCTGCCGGCAGAGGGAGGCAAGGGGAGATTTGCTGAGCCATATCCAGATCACCCGCTCCCCGACAAAGGCAGGCACGGGGACAGACACCCTGATTACGAACCCGTCGAATTTAGAAGAACACGTGACCTAATGGGCGAGGACCCCAGTAGAGTAGTGAAAAAGAAAGAGAGGACAGCCCATTCCCCTCTGAGTCCGAGGGAAAGAGAGCAGGGCTGggaaagagagcgagacaggGACAGGAGATATGAAAGAGACCATGGCAGGGAGGTAGAGCGAGACTCTAATATGAGAAAACATAAGTCGGACAGGGATCAGGACATGAGGTCAGGGAGAGGAGGAAGAGAAGGGGAGCGCTTCAGAGATGGAGAACACGGCGAGGACAGGCCTGAAGCTAGAGACAAGCAGACACACAAAAGCAAGGACACTCAACGAGCAAGGGCCCGAAGCAGAGAAAGGGTCCTCTACGATGATTCCGTTGAGCCGAGGGTTGGTCGGACGTCccgggaggaggaagaggatgacgCCAGGTGGGACAGGCGGCGCCAGCGGATCCAATCTGGCCCCGATGAGGTGTTTGAAGAGCACAGGAACAAGGAAGGAAGAGGTAACAGAGAGAAGAACAGAGAGAATCGCACACCCTCCAGCGGCGAGACAG GTCGAATTGTGCAAAAAGGGAGCGGAGCTGTCATTGATCCAGAGTATGGACTTGGCGAGGCCACTAGAGACCTGACCAAGCTGGATTTGCGTGAGCAAGAGCTCAAGGACTTGGAGGTAGCCAGGAGACTGCAGCAGGAAGAAGTCAAG GCAAGCAAGAGCCATGTTCATGCAGCCCAAGTTGCCCAGGATGAG GAGATGGCCCGGCAGCTGATGGAACAAGAGAAGAAGGAGTACAGAAAACATCGAGAAAGGGAGAAAGAGCGGGAGAGGGACCGAGAGGAAAAGGAACGTGAAAGGGAAAAAGAGCATGCCATGGAAAAGCGGCGACCAGAAGGAGATTACAGG CCAAATTCAGAAGATGTTGTCCGGCCTCGAACCCGTGATGACTATGATCACCAGAGGCACAGGAACCACCACAAGCCTTCCCG GCCACCTCATCCTCGTACCCACGACTATGAGAACGTGAACCCCAGTTACGGTTACGCCGAACACGCTTCCCAACGGGCGCCTGCCAGACCTGACGCTGCGTACAAAG GTGCCTATTACAAGCGGTGA